The sequence below is a genomic window from Streptomyces sp. NBC_00582.
CGTGCCGGTAGGCGCCGCGGGCGGCTCGGCGGACGATCTGGCGGACCGGGCCGGGCTCCTTGTCGGAGACGGGGGCGCCGGGCAGGGGGCTGCCGTCCGGGCCGAGGTGGTGGCGGGCGAGGATCCCGGGGAGATAGCCGGGCGCGGTGGCGGGCGTGTACCAGGGGGTCAGGGGCGGCAGCCCGCCGGGCCGTTCGAGCAGCTCGGCGATACGCTCGCGGGCCGCGTCGAAGGCGGTGGCGTAGGAGCCTCCCCCCGAGGGGGTACCGCCGGCGGCGACGCCCTGCCGGGCGACCCACTCCTCGTCGGGGGTGGGCCGGTGGCCGGCGTCGAGCTGGTCCCAGGAGGCGAGACAGCCGGAGCCGACGAAGTGGTGGTTGCCGAGGGCCTCGCGCACCCCGAGGTCGCTGAGGACGACGGTGGGGACACGGCGGTGCAGGGACTCCAGGGCCGCGGTGGAGCTGATCGTGACCAGCAGGTCGGTGCGGTCGAGGACCTCGCCCATGTTGCCGTACACCAGGCGGAAGTTGGCCGGCGGGTCGAGCCGCTGGACCAGCTTCTGGTAGGGCAGTTCCTCGATGTGGGTGGTGTGCTCGCCGGGCTTGGAGCGCAGCTTCAGCAGCACCTCGCGCCGCGGGTGCAGCCGGGCGTGCTGGACGAGCCGGTTCAGCAGGTAGGTGCGGTCCTTGCGGCTCTCCGGTACGGAGGGCTGCGCGGCGAAGACGACCGTGTAGGGGTCGTGCTCGCCGGCGTAGGGGGCGCCGCCGAGGAAGGGCAGGGCGACCTCGGTCACCGAGGAGGAGTCGGCGCCGACCCCGTCGTAGACCGCGCGGAACCGCTCGGCGTCCTGGCGGGAGTTGGCGAGGACGAGGTCGGCGCCGTGCCGCAGCAGCAGACCGTCGGCGAGCTTCTCGTAGACGACGCCGACATAGCCGGTGACGACGACGGGGCGGTCCGCCCGGCCCTCCCAGACCCGCTTGAGACCGTGCAGGACGGCCTGGACGCCGCCGCCGACGAGCGCGAGGACGAGGACGTCGTACGACTCCCGCGTCATGGCGCGCAGGAACTCGACGGCGGTGACCTCACGCAGGGAGTCGGCGTCCACGCCCACCTCGGCGAGCTGACGCGGGGTGGGGGTGGCGCGGCCCCGCAGGAGGAAGCCGTCGAGGAGGGCGGGGTCGGCTTGCACCCCGCTTCCGGATCGGGGCACGATCCTGGAGGCGGTCAGCGCACCCCATTTCCATCGGGTGTCCGAGTCCGCGAGGACGGCAATCCGTGGGGGGTTCGCAGTACTTGCTGGCACGTCGAAGACGCTAGAAAGCAAAACCCAGGGTTGGCCCAACCTCGATTCAACGAAAAGTTAACAGCAGCCCACCGAAGGCCGAACTGGCTCTCCAGACGCTGTGACGCACGCGCGGTGCACCATTCCGACACATTGAGTTCACCCCCTGTCTCCTCAACGGAAAGTTCCGCTGTCGGGGGCCCTTCTAGGATTTCGCCGTGCCAAAGCTTTCCGTGATCGTGCCGTTCTACAACGTCCAGCAATACGCGCCGGACACCCTCAGAAGCCTTCGTCTCAACGCCCGCCCGGACTTTGAGTTCGTCCTGGTGGACGACAAATCGAAGGACGAAACTCCGGCCATTCTCGAACGGGCGGCCGAAGAGCTTTCCGAGGTCGCCCTGGTGCGGTACGTCCGCCATGAGGAGAACGGGGGGCTGGCCACCGCGCGCAACACCGGACTCGACGCGGCGAGCGGCGAGTACCTGACGTTCCTGGACGGCGACGACTGGCTGGCCCGCGGGTATCTGACCGAGCTGGTCACCGCGATCGAGAGGCTGGGCTGCGACTTCGTCCGCACGGACCATGTGCAGGCCACCGGGCGCGCCCGCACGATCGTCCGGCATCCGCTCGGGCGGCGCGAGGAGGTGCTCGGTCCCCGGGACGCGATCCTGCCGGTCGACCGCTCCACCTCCGTCGACTACGCCTACGCCTGGGCCGGCGCCTACCACCGCCGGCTCCTGGACCGCGGACTGCTGCACTTCACGCACGGCCTGCGCACCGCCGAGGACCGGCCGTGGATCTGGAAGCTGCACCGGGAGGCGGAGTCGTTCGCGGTGCTGCACCTGCACGGCGTCTTCTACCGTCGCGGGGTCGCCTCCTCCCTCACCCAGATCGGCGACGCCCGCCAGCTGGACTTCATCCGCGCCTTCGACCAGGTGATCGAGGAGACCGCGCAGGACCGGGACGCGGACCGGCTGCTGCCGAAGGCGGTGCGCACCTACTGCGCGATCATCGCCCACCACCTCGCGGAGATCGACAAGTTCGAGCCCGCCGTGGCCAAGCAGCTGCGCACGATGAGCTCGGCGGCCATAAGGCGGATGCCGCAGGAACTGCTCACCGACGTTCTCGACACCATGGACCTGCGGCGCTCGGCCAAGCTGCGGCGGCTCAGGCGCCAGATCACCAGCGCGAAGGCGGCCGCCTGATGGCACGCACCACCGGACAGACCACCCAGATCTTCTGCGCCTCCACGCTGTACGGCGCGGCCACCCTCGCCGCCGCCCTGGACGCCGGCTGCTTCCCGGCGGCCGACCGCCGGCTGCTGCTGGTGTGCAACAACGCGACGAACCCGGAGACCGCCCCGGGCCTCGACGAGATGCCCGGCTTCGCGCCGCTGCGCGACCGCTTCGACGAGGTGCTCTCCTGGAACGAGGCGATCAGCCCCTTCCACCCGGGCGCCTGGACCCCGCGCCCCGACGACGTCCCGCTGTTCGAGCGGTATCTGCGGCTGCTGTGGGGGCTCGGCGCGGACCGGGTGGAGATCGTCCTGGAGTCCATCCAGGTCAACCCGGCGCAGGCGATCGCCCAGGTGTTCCCGGGCGCGCCGATCGAGGTCTACGCCGACGGCCTGATGAGCTACGGCCCGACCCGCAACAAGCTCGACCCGCTGATCGGCACCCGGGTGCGCCGGCTGCTCCATCCCGACCTGGTCCCCGGTCTCGTACCGCTGCTGCTCACCGAGTTCGAGGTGCCCGCGCGTACGGTCCCGTCGGCCGCGTTCCTGAAGGTGCTCGGGCAGGTCGCCGACGCCGTACCGGAGCTGCCGCCGCTGCCGGACGACTCGGCGCTGCTGCTCGGGCAGTACCTCTCCGCGCTGGACATCATGTCCGCGACGGAGGAGGAGGACCTGCACGTACGGATGATGCGGGGGGCGGTGGCCAAGGGGCACCGGTCGGTCGTCTTCAAGCCGCACCCGTCCGCGCCGGCCCGCTACAGCCGGATCCTTCAGACGGAGGCGGAGCAGCTGGGGGTCGACCTCACGGTCCTGGACACGCCCGTGCTCGCCGAGGTGCTGTTCCAGAAGGCGCGGCCCGCGCTGGTCGTCGGCTGCTTCTCCACCGCGCTGTTCACCGCGTCCGCGTTCTACGAGCTGCCGGTCGCCCGGATCGGCACCCGGCCGCTGCTGGACCGGCTGACGCCCTACCAGAACAGCAACCGGGTGCCCGTGGTGCTCGCGGACGCGCTGCTGCCGGACCTGGAGGAGAAGGACGGGATCATTTCGGCGGACACGCTCCCCGGTCTGCTCTCCGCCGTCGGATTCGTCATGCAGCCGCAGATCCTTTCCGGTCTGCGTCCCGCCGCGGAACAGTATCTGCGGACCCATCTGAACCCGCGCACCCAGCGTTACTTCAAGCGCAAGCGGCTGACGTCGCTGGGGCTTCCCGGCGGTATCCCGGAGCGGCTGTCGTTCCTTCCGCACAACTCCACGGCCCGTCGGGTCGTACGGCGGGCGAAGGCGCTGCGAAAGGCGATCAAGCGCTGATACGCCCCCACTCGGCCATATAAACCCGAAAAGATGAAGAGCAACGGGGAAGCCCGCTTTCCGACGGGCGGAGTTGGGCCGCGGTTAACCAAGGCTCCATAGCTTCCCCGAATGCTGCAAACAGCGTTCTCCCACCAACCGGTCGCCACCCGGGCACCGGAACGCCGGCCGCTGGTCTCCTACGTCCTGCCGGTCTACAACGAGCAGGACGGCATCGCCGCCTTCCACGCCGAGCTGACCGCGGCCCTCGCCGGCCGCCCGGAGCTCGACTTCGAGATGGTGTACGTCAACGACGGCTCCGCCGACGGCTCGCTGGCGATCCTCAAGGAACTGGCCGACACGGACGACCGGGTGCGGATCGTCGACTTCGCCCGCAACTTCGGCCACCAGATCGCCATCACCGCCGGTCTGGACGTCGCCCGCGGCGACGCGGTGATCGTCATGGACACCGACCTCCAGGATCCGCCCCGGGTCAGCCTGGAGCTGGTGGACGCCTGGCGCGAGGGCGCGGAGATCGTGCACGCACGGCGCCGCAGCCGCCAGGACACCGTGTTCAAGCGGACCACCGCCCACCTGTACTACCGCGTCCTGCGCTCCTCCACCGAGGTCGACATCCCGCTCGACACCGGCGACTTCCGCCTCCTCGACCGGCGGGTCGCCGACGAGCTGCGCAAGTACCGGGAGAAGAGCCGGTTCGTGCGCGGCATCGTCGCCTCGATGGGCTACCGGCAGACCGAGGTCTCCTTCGACCGCGACGAACGCTTCGCGGGCGAGACCAAGTACCCGCTGCGCAAGATGGCCAAGCTCGCCATCGACGGGGTGACCAGCTTCTCCACCGTGCCGCTGAAGATGATCACGCGGCTCGGTTTCGTCGTCCTGGCCCTGTCCGTGGTCGGCATCGTCTACGCCCTCGCGATGAAGTTCTTCCGCCCCGACATCACCGTCTCCGGCTGGACGATGCTGATGGTGGTCGTGCTGTTCCTCGGCGGCGTGCAGATGTTGTCGCTCGGGGTCATCGGCACCTACATAGGCCGCATCTACAGCGAGGCACAGGACCGTCCGCTGTACCTGGTGCGCGAGGTGATCGGCGGTTCCCGGG
It includes:
- a CDS encoding glycosyltransferase family 2 protein; translation: MLQTAFSHQPVATRAPERRPLVSYVLPVYNEQDGIAAFHAELTAALAGRPELDFEMVYVNDGSADGSLAILKELADTDDRVRIVDFARNFGHQIAITAGLDVARGDAVIVMDTDLQDPPRVSLELVDAWREGAEIVHARRRSRQDTVFKRTTAHLYYRVLRSSTEVDIPLDTGDFRLLDRRVADELRKYREKSRFVRGIVASMGYRQTEVSFDRDERFAGETKYPLRKMAKLAIDGVTSFSTVPLKMITRLGFVVLALSVVGIVYALAMKFFRPDITVSGWTMLMVVVLFLGGVQMLSLGVIGTYIGRIYSEAQDRPLYLVREVIGGSRADD
- a CDS encoding glycosyltransferase family 2 protein produces the protein MPKLSVIVPFYNVQQYAPDTLRSLRLNARPDFEFVLVDDKSKDETPAILERAAEELSEVALVRYVRHEENGGLATARNTGLDAASGEYLTFLDGDDWLARGYLTELVTAIERLGCDFVRTDHVQATGRARTIVRHPLGRREEVLGPRDAILPVDRSTSVDYAYAWAGAYHRRLLDRGLLHFTHGLRTAEDRPWIWKLHREAESFAVLHLHGVFYRRGVASSLTQIGDARQLDFIRAFDQVIEETAQDRDADRLLPKAVRTYCAIIAHHLAEIDKFEPAVAKQLRTMSSAAIRRMPQELLTDVLDTMDLRRSAKLRRLRRQITSAKAAA
- a CDS encoding DUF6716 putative glycosyltransferase, with the translated sequence MPASTANPPRIAVLADSDTRWKWGALTASRIVPRSGSGVQADPALLDGFLLRGRATPTPRQLAEVGVDADSLREVTAVEFLRAMTRESYDVLVLALVGGGVQAVLHGLKRVWEGRADRPVVVTGYVGVVYEKLADGLLLRHGADLVLANSRQDAERFRAVYDGVGADSSSVTEVALPFLGGAPYAGEHDPYTVVFAAQPSVPESRKDRTYLLNRLVQHARLHPRREVLLKLRSKPGEHTTHIEELPYQKLVQRLDPPANFRLVYGNMGEVLDRTDLLVTISSTAALESLHRRVPTVVLSDLGVREALGNHHFVGSGCLASWDQLDAGHRPTPDEEWVARQGVAAGGTPSGGGSYATAFDAARERIAELLERPGGLPPLTPWYTPATAPGYLPGILARHHLGPDGSPLPGAPVSDKEPGPVRQIVRRAARGAYRHGVQRVAPVIRRMGEL
- a CDS encoding polysialyltransferase family glycosyltransferase produces the protein MARTTGQTTQIFCASTLYGAATLAAALDAGCFPAADRRLLLVCNNATNPETAPGLDEMPGFAPLRDRFDEVLSWNEAISPFHPGAWTPRPDDVPLFERYLRLLWGLGADRVEIVLESIQVNPAQAIAQVFPGAPIEVYADGLMSYGPTRNKLDPLIGTRVRRLLHPDLVPGLVPLLLTEFEVPARTVPSAAFLKVLGQVADAVPELPPLPDDSALLLGQYLSALDIMSATEEEDLHVRMMRGAVAKGHRSVVFKPHPSAPARYSRILQTEAEQLGVDLTVLDTPVLAEVLFQKARPALVVGCFSTALFTASAFYELPVARIGTRPLLDRLTPYQNSNRVPVVLADALLPDLEEKDGIISADTLPGLLSAVGFVMQPQILSGLRPAAEQYLRTHLNPRTQRYFKRKRLTSLGLPGGIPERLSFLPHNSTARRVVRRAKALRKAIKR